GGGCTGTCGCGCCAGCTCTCCGGTCCGACGATGGCCTCCGAGCGCCCGCGCCACCGGATGTACGAGCAGTGGCATCCGCTGGGGGTGGTCGGCATCATCACCGCCTTCAACTTCCCGGTGGCGGTCTGGGCGTGGAACGCGGCGCTGGCCGCGGTGTGCGGCGACACCATGGTCTGGAAGCCGTCGTCCGACACCCCGCTGACCGCGATCGCGGTCCAGAACATCTGCAACCGGGTGATGGAGCGGCACAATCTCTCCGGGATCTTCAACCTGGTGATCGGCCCCGGCCGCACCGTTGGCGAGCGGATGATCAACGACCGGCGGGTGCCGCTGGTCTCGTTCACCGGCTCGACCGCGATGGGCCGGCGCGTGTCCCAGGCCACGGCCACCCGCTTCGGGCGCAGCATCCTCGAGCTCGGCGGCAACAACGCGATCCTGGTCGAGCCGGACGCCGATCTCGACCTGACGCTGCGCGCCGTCCTGTTCGCCGCGGTCGGCACCGCCGGCCAGCGCTGCACCTCCCTGCGCCGGCTGTTCCTGCACAAGAAGATCGCGAAGCAGTTCCTGGCCCGTCTGGTCAAGGCCTACGGCAGCATCACGATCGGCAACCCACTCGAGAAGGGCGTGCTGATGGGTCCGCTGGTCAACGCGGCCGCGGTCGAGGACTACCTCGCGGCACTCGCCACGGCCCGCAAGCAAGGCGGCAAGATCCTGTACGGTGGCGGCGTGGTCGACCGGCGTGGATTCTTCGTCGAGCCGGCCATCGTCAAGCTCTCGTCGCAGGTCCCGATCGCCCGCGAGGAGACGTTCGCGCCGATCCTCTACGTCATGGAGTACGACGACCTCGAGCAGGCGATCGCGGTCCACAACTCGGTCGACCAGGGCCTGTCCTCCGCGGTCTTCACCTCGAGCATGTACTCGGCGGAGAAGTTCCTCTCCCACGAGGGCTCGGACTGCGGCATCGCCAACGTCAACATCGGCACCTCCGGTGCCGAGATCGGCGGCGCCTTCGGCGGCGAGAAGGAGACTGGCGGCGGGCGCGAGGCGGGATCGGACGCCTGGAAGGCCTACATGCGGCGCCAGACCTGCACCATCAACTGGAGCAGTCAGCTGCCGCTCGCGCAGGGCGTGAAGTTCGACGTCTAGGTGTTCGCGCCGCGTTGGCCTCTTCGGAGCACGGCGTAGCCCGCAGTGCTGGCGATCGGCCTCCGCGGCGCGAACACCTCGGGATGCGCTGCGCGCATCCAATTGCGGTGCGGGGCGGAGGCCGGCGTCAAGCACCTCGACAGCGGGCGCGCATCGGGTTTGGTACGTTCCCGTTCCCGTGCCCGCTCCCGTACCCGATGGCGGATTCCTGCCCACTATTGCGCGGAGCCGTGGGAGCCAAGCCGGTTTCACCTCCGTCCTCTTCTGCAATCGGGAACGGGGACGGGAACGGGAGCGGGAACGATCAGGAGACAGCCGTCGGGATGAACGGTCGGCGCGGCTGTGGGCGACCTCGTTGATCATGCGGTGGCGGCGTCCGGCGAGTTTTCATTCGTCGACTGAATTGAATAGTATGGGCGGCATGGAAGGCCGCATTCTGATCGTCGATGACGACGCCTCGGTCCGCACCGTGCTGCGCCGGATCCTGGGCTCTGCCGGGTACAGCGTGCAGGAGGCGGGTGACGCGTTCCAGGCCCTCGACCTGCTCGATGCCCAGCCCCCGGACGCCGCCCTGCTCGACCTCAAGATGCCCGGCATGGACGGGCTCGGGCTGATCGCCAACCTGCGCCAGCGCGGCCTCGAGATCCCGGTCGTGGTGCTGACCGGTCACGGCGACGAGTTCACCTCCCAGCAGGTGCTCGACGCCGGGGCCGCCGCCTACCTCACCAAGCCGCCCGACCGGGCCGACCTCCTGCTCGCGGTGCGCGGCGCGGTCGCCCAGGGCCGGGTGGCCCGGGAGCTGGCCGAGGCGGAGGAGCCGCCGCCGCTGCTCGGCACGAGTGTCGCCGTCGAGCTGGTCCGGCAGCAGATCGCCAGGGTCGCGCCGTCCCACGCCACGGTCCTCATCCAGGGCGAGTCGGGGACCGGCAAGGAGCTGGTGGCCCGCCGCCTGCACCACCTCTCGGAGCGGGCCCGGCGGCCGTTCGTCCGTGTCAACTGCGCGGCGATCCCGAGCGAGCTCATCGAGTCCGAGCTGTTCGGCCACGAGAAGGGATCGTTCACCGGCGCCCACCGCCGGCAGATCGGCAAGTTCGTCCAGGCCGACAGCGGCACCATCTTCCTCGACGAGGTCGGCGACATGAGCCTGAGCACCCAGGCCAAGGTGCTGCGGGTGCTGCAGGACGGCGAGGTCGAGCCGGTCGGCGCCGGCCGTCCGTTCCAGGTCGACGTGCGGGTGGTGGCGGCCACCAACAAGGACCTGCCGGCCAACGTCCGCGAGGCCACCTTCCGCGAGGACCTCTACTACCGGCTGGCGGTGGTGGTGCTGGTGACCCCGCCGCTGCGCGACCACCTGGACGACATTCCGCTCCTGGTCGACCACTTCACCGCCCACTACTGCCGCGAGTACAACCGCCGCCCCAAGCGGTGGAGCCCGGCGGCGCTTGAGCAGCTGCGCCGGCACCGCTGGCCGGGGAACGTCCGCGAGCTGAAGAACGTCGTCGAGCGGGCCGTCATCATGGAGCTCGAGGACACCATCGACCGGGTCGCGATCGCCGGCGCTCCGGGCGCGGCCGCGGGCGCCGAGAGCCTGCTCGATGCGTCGACGCTGGCCGCGTTCCAGCAGGCGTCCGAGATCGCCTACCTGCGCCACCAGCTCGACCGCCACGGCTGGAACGTCGCCGCGACGGCACGGGCCATCGACACCCCGCGCTCGAACCTCTACAAGAAGCTCCAGGCGTATGGGATCAGCCGGGAGGACACGTGATCAACTGCATCACCCTCGCCGATCTGGCGGTCCATGGCGCCCACCAGAAGGGCCACTTTCGCCTCTCCTCCGGGCTCCACTCGTCCGACTACCTGCAGTGCGCCCTCTACCTCGCCAACCCGGTGCGCGCCGAGCGCGCCGGCCAGGAGCTGGCGCAGTCGATCACCGCGGCGATGGTCGAGCCGGGTGCGATCGTCGCACCAGCCCTCGGCGGGCTGATCATCGGGCACGAGACCGCGCGAGCGTTCAGGGTGCCGTTCTTCTTCACCGAGCGGGTGGAGGGGAAGATGGCGCTGCGCCGGGGCTTCGGGGTCGATCCCAAGCAGGCGATCGTGGTCGTCGAGGACGTGGTGACGACCGGCGGCTCGTCGAACGAGGTCATCGACCTGCTCGAGGGCCTCGGCGCCTGCGTCATCGGCGTCGCGTCGCTGGTGAACCGCTCGGACGCTGACAACCCCTTCGACCCTCGGCCCTACACCGCCCTGCTGCGGGCCTCGTTCCCGACCTGGAAGCCCACCGCATGCCCGCTCTGCCGGCAGGGCAGGCCGCTCGTCAAGCCGGGGTCGAGGCCGGTCAAGTAGCGCTCAGGGGATAGCGATGAGGGGATAGGGGCTAGGGCCCCTGCCCGCCCGCTGCCGGCTGCACGGACGGCTTCGTTCCCGTTCCCGTTCCCGTGCCCGCGCCGATCCGCCTCCGCGCGCGACGTCGTTCCCGTTCCCGTTCCCGTTCCCGAACCCGCGCCCGCTTCCGCGCCCGGTTCCGAGCGACGTTTCGCTCCCCTTCCCGTTCCCGTCCCCGTTCCCGATCCCGTGTCCGCTCCCGCTCGTTCGCTCCGTCCTCGAGAGCGCTTCGCGCCGATTCTCTGGAAGCGCTCCCCGAGGGTGCCACCTTTGGCGATTTCGGGTCCTGAGCAATTTGTCAGGAGCATCGTCGTCCCGAAATCGCCAAAGATGGCACGCCCGCGGGAGGCGCTTCCCTCGCTCTCTCCTCGTCCCCGGGGAGCGGAAGCGGGTGCGGGCGCAGCCAGGTTCGCCCTGGCCTTACGAATCGTCCTTGCGGCCGCGCGTGAAGACCTCCTGCCACGCGGCGACCTCGCTCGACGACAGCTTGGCCTCGGCGCGGGCCCTCGGCGGCGTGGGCCGAGGGCGCGTGCTCCACTCGGCCAGCGTACGGACAGTGGCCCCGCGTTCGCGGGCGCGTCCCGCGAGGCCGCGGTCGTCGGTCACCACGACCCACTCACGGGCCCTCCGCCCGGCCGGGATCCTGCTGATGATCACGTCGTCGGCGGAGGCGGCGCCGGAGTGGACGATGGTCACCCGGCCCAGCGCCTCCTGGGCCGGCGCGCCGGCGGCCGGCGGACCGTCGAACACCACCACCACCGACATCCGCTCGTGTCGGGTCGCCTCCAGCACCAGCGCGCGAACGGCCGGGCGCGACCGGGCCGATCGCGGGAGACTGTGGAGGAGGTTGGTGCCGTCGACGAGGAGCGGCATCAGCCGCGCTGCTGCTGGGCGCGGCGCAGCAGGCGCTCGAGCTCGCGCTTGCCGGCCAGCTCCTTGTACATCTGCTTGGCGCGCGGGTTGTCGGGATCCGCGGCGAGAGCCTTCTCGAGCGCCTTGCGCTCGCGCTCCTGGTTGCGGCGGCGGCGCCAGAACAGCGCCAGCTCGAGCCACGCCTCGACGTGCTCGGGGTCGACCTCGATGGCGCGGCGCATCGCCGCCAGGGCGCGATTGGTCCACAGCGGGTTGCGGAGCAGGAGCTGGGCCAGCTTCACCAGCTCTGTGGGTCGGGGGTCGAGCTTGCAGGCGTGCTCGAGGAGCTGGATCGCGAGGTAGAACTCGCCCTCGCGGACCAGCTCGTCGGCCCGCTTGAGGTTGGCCTCGACGACGGCGCTGCGCGCGCCGACGTCGGCGGCGGCTCGCTGGGCCGGCTCGGCGAGCCGCTCGCGCTCCTTCTGCACCTCCTGGAGGATCTTGTCGTAGCGCTCACGGCTTCGCCAGTCGGACAGCACCTGGTGCGCCTCCGTGGCGCGCTCGCAGATCGCCTCCAGCTCGGCGCCGAGGTCCTTGAGGTGTCGCTCCGAAACACGGGCCGGCGAGTACCGCTCCTTGATCCGCTGCAGGGCCCGATTCACCTCGTCGCGGTCGGCGCCGGGCCGGAGCCCGAGCGCTCCGTAGTGGTCGACGCGCCGGCCTTCCTCGGCAAGCCGCCGGATGCTCTGCCGTTCCTGGCGCTGGATCTCGGCGAGCGTCTCCTCCTTCACCGACGGGGTCGCGGCCGGCTGCTCGCCCGGTGCCTGCGGCCGCGCCGGGGCGGCACGCCGGGTCGCGTCACCGACCGAGACCACGCCGGCCGCGATCAGGGGGTAGAGGGTGGCGATCGCCTGCTCGTCGGGCAGCGCCGAGACCTGGAACAGGTCCGAGATCGTCCGCGTGCCCTCGAGGCGGCTCAGCAGGAAGCCCTCGGTCGGGGTGAGGTTGAAGTCCTGCAGCAGGAGGTCGAACTCGCGGGAGCGCCACACCGTGCGTTCGAGGGAGCCGAGCGCCGCGAGCTTCGCTCGATGGTCGTCGCAGGCGCGGGCCGCGATCAGGATGATCTGCGCGGTGAACAGGTCGGGCAGGGTGTCAGGCTGTCCCGAGCCCTCCTCGGCGACGTACTCGTAGAACAGGGCCGGCTCCGCCGCCGCTCTCCGGATGATCGCCAGCGTCAGCTCCTGGAGCTCGCGCTGCAGCACCGCCGCTTCGAGGCTGCCGCGCGCCACCAGGAGATGGCCGAGTGGCGGGGCCTCCTCCCCGCCCTGCGAGAGCAGCGACAGGGCGCGGTCGTCCTCGCTGATGATGCCGCGGTCCACAAGCCACATCCCGAGCTTTTCGTCCTCGATGCTCGAGCGGGCCGCCCGGATCTCTCCCTTGACGAACATGATCTCGCGCCGCGTCCGACTGGTGGCGACGGCGAGGATTCCGGTTGCGGCCTCTCTGGCCAGCCGCGCGAGGTGGTCCGGCAGCGCCGTGCTCAGCTCGAGCCGCACCACGGAGTCGCCGCTCATCGCCGTCAACCCCCTCCGCTGCCCGCCGCCGCGTCCTCGGTGGGCGACAGCTCGACGGGATGGGGCGTGAAGCCCTCGAGCATCAGGTGCGCGGGGACGCTGGCGACCGCGCGAGCAGCGGCCTCGCGGCTCGGGAAGTGCCCCCAGATCAGCCGCCAGCACGGGCTGCCCTCGGCCCCCTCGCTGGCCACTGGTCGCAGGACGTCGGGGTACTGTCGCGCCTTGTTGAGGACGCGCTGCAGCTCTTGCGGCTCGCAGCCCATGTCGACCACCAGGCCCCAGTCGCCGGCTGTCGAGGGCGCCTGGGCGGCGCGGTTGGAGCGCAGCCACAGCGCGGTCGCCCCGATGACGATCGCGAGCACCGCTGCCAGGGCGGCGAGCAGGGCCCAAGCCGGGACGCGCCGGCGCCGGCGCTCCGGGGCGGAAGGAAGCGGCTCCCGCTCCTGCTTCCGCACCGGCTCCGGCACCGCAGGCTCGGCCGGCGACGCCACCGGGGCCGGCTCGAGCATGCCGGCGGCAACCAGGGCCGCGAGCAGGCTGACAACCTCGCCCTGCCCCTGGGGTGAGCGACCGGCGATCTCGGCGGCGGTGCGCTGGCCGTTGACCTTGGCAACGATCAGGTCCGCCTCCTCCGACAGCCGAAGCGGCGAGTACAGCTCGAGGAAGTCGGCGGCCCGGCGCAGCCGGATGTCGAGGTCGGGGAGGATTGCCCGCGTCAGCTGCGGGTCCTGGCTCGACAGCACCAGCTCCACGACCGCGTGGGCGGCAGAGATGGTCGGCGCATCGGTGCCGGCGACCTCCGAGTCGCTGATCTCGAGCCGGTGCTCGGGGTCGAGCAGCCACGCCGCGAGGGCCTCCTGGACGAGCTCCTTGACGGTCCCGATCGCGACGGTCTGTGACAGGCCCGGGGCGGCGGCGAGCGCAAGGGCTTCCGCGACGAGGTCGGGGCGTCCAACCGGGCGGCAGCCGAGGCGGCGGGCAAGCAGGGCCGGGTCCGGTCCCTCGACCGACACGATCTTGCCGCGGGCCAGGCGCAGCACGAGCTCGCCGGTCGAGCCGGAGAGCCGGACCTCGCCGGCAGGCCGTCGGGCGAGCCATCGCCCGAGGCGCCAGATCAGCTCGGGATCCCGCATGTCGGACTCCATCATAAACGGTCTAACGGGCAGGAGGTATTGCCGGCCTCGTGGCCGGGCGCCTCCTTGACAGTCTCGGCAAAGCTTTCTACCATGACCTTCCCAACGGCCAGCCGTTCGGGAGGTTAGCTCAGGGGTAGAGCACCTGCCTTACACGCAGGGAGTCGTGGGTTCAAATCCCCCACCTCCCACCACCCCTGAGACGGCACGATTGCGGGGTCGTAGTTCAGCTGGTTAGAACGCCGGCCTGTCACGCCGGAGGTCGAGGGTTCGAGTCCCTTCGGCCCCGCCAACCCAGCCAAACCGAGCCGCCCTTCGGGCGGCTTTTCGTTTGTCTGGTGGCGGGGCCGAAGGGACTCGGTCACCGCGGAGCCAGCGGGCGGACGTACGCCGCCCACCGCCCTCTCCGGCCCGGCTGACGCCGGGCCTGCGACCCCCACGGCTACGTCCGCACTCCGCTGCCTATCGCGGTGTGCAAGTCCCTTCCCTCGTGACCCCGGCGACCCTGGCGGGCGGCTGTTTTCGTTCCGTGGCGGGGCCTTCGGGACTCGCAGCACCGTCACCTGCGCGCTGTCACGGGCAGCCCGCGTTGCGGCCTGCCGGTTCCAGCCTGCGCAGCTGCCGGCGGTGTCGAGCCCTTCCCTCGTGACCCCGGCGACCCTGGCGGTCGGCTTTTCGTTTGTCTGGTGGCGGGGCCGAAGGGACTCGGTCACCGCGGAGCCAGCGGGCGGACGTACGCCGCCCACCGCCCTCTCCGGCCCGGCTGACGCCGGGCCTGCGACCCCCACGCCCTCTGAAACTGCGAATGTGTCCATGTCGGCCCCGGCACGCAATTGGCGCGAAGGCCCCAGCGATCCACAGGGTCAAGAATCACCGGGTGCGCGAACGCGGCGCAGACCTCCGCCCAAGCCTCCGCACGCACGATCGGGGTCCTCCTCAACTGTCCGTTCACGGTGTGAGGTCGAGATACCTGAGAATCTCACACTTCAGCCAGACACTCCTTCTGGGGGTGCCTCAGGGCTCGCGGCGGAGGCCGAGCTGGATCGAGATCGCGCGGTCGAGGGCTTCGAGCTCGCCGGCTTCGAGGAGGCCAAGGCGCTTGCTGATGCGGTGCCGGGCAACCGTGCGAAGCTGGTTGGCGACCGCACGGGAGGGCTTGGCGAGGCCGCTCGACGTCGGGCCGACGCGGCTTTCGTAGGGTCGGAGGGGGCGGTCGGGCAGCGATGTCACGGGCACGATCTGGAGCACCGCGTCGAGCCGGCAGGCGACGTCGTTCGAGACGACGACCGCCGGGCGGGTCTTCCGGATCTCTCGACCCTCTGCCGGGTCGAAGCGGACCAGGACGACGTCGCCTCGGCGGAGCTCGGGGGTCACTCGTCGACCTCCGCGTCAGCCGCTTCCCACTCGGCGGCCAGCTCTGCCGCTTCGTCCCGGTCCTCGGTGTACGCCACCTCGAGCTGTCGCTCGAGCAGCCGGGCGCGGTACTCGCGGACCGCCTCGCACACGACGGCACTGGTGTTCGGGACCTCGTACAAGAACGTCGCCACATCAGGGTCGACCGTCACGGTGATGCGCTTCTTGCCCACTGCCGGATCCTCCGGTGAGATGATCATAGCATACGAAATGTCATATGAACAATACGCACACTGCGATTCCAGCGACGCCATCTGTCCGCCGGCGGGATCGAATGTGAATCGTGGCTGAGGTTCGGCCGGACGGTGGAATGGTCCGAGGCCGGTACAATGGCCGGGTTTCGAGCCCGTCGTATCGGAGAGGACATGGAGAAGACCGGTTTCCTGCGCTCGTTCCCCCGCACCTTCTGGGTCGCCAACGTCATGGAGCTGTTCGAGCGGGCCGCCTACTACGGCCTCAACTCGGTGTTGGCTGTCTACCTCACGTTGAAGGTCGCCGAGGGCGGGCTCGGGTTCGGCCAGCAGGCGGTCGGCTTCCTGCAGGGGATCGTCTATGCCGCCACTTACGTGCTGCCGATCCTCGGCGGCGCGCTCGCCGACCGTTACGGCTACCGCAAGATGCTGATCGTCGCCTTCTCCTTGCTGGCGACCGGTTACTTCGCCGCCGGCCACATGTCGAGCTACGCCCTGGTGTTCCTGTCGCTGCTCGTGATGGCGACCGGCTCGGGACTGTTCAAGCCGATCATCTCGGGGACCATCGCCCGCACCACCAACGAGAAGACGTCCTCGTTCGGGTTCGGCATCTACTACTG
The Thermoanaerobaculales bacterium genome window above contains:
- a CDS encoding aldehyde dehydrogenase family protein, coding for MSAKRGGTRKNAKATATALDKLGIGPLLGLQPVNQGACTGKWISCAGGQELISVSPADGSPIAAVRQADEAAYEKVVAEAVAAFPAWRMTPAPARGEVVRDLGNELRAVKEPLGKLVSLEMGKILSEGLGEVQEMIDMCDFAVGLSRQLSGPTMASERPRHRMYEQWHPLGVVGIITAFNFPVAVWAWNAALAAVCGDTMVWKPSSDTPLTAIAVQNICNRVMERHNLSGIFNLVIGPGRTVGERMINDRRVPLVSFTGSTAMGRRVSQATATRFGRSILELGGNNAILVEPDADLDLTLRAVLFAAVGTAGQRCTSLRRLFLHKKIAKQFLARLVKAYGSITIGNPLEKGVLMGPLVNAAAVEDYLAALATARKQGGKILYGGGVVDRRGFFVEPAIVKLSSQVPIAREETFAPILYVMEYDDLEQAIAVHNSVDQGLSSAVFTSSMYSAEKFLSHEGSDCGIANVNIGTSGAEIGGAFGGEKETGGGREAGSDAWKAYMRRQTCTINWSSQLPLAQGVKFDV
- a CDS encoding sigma-54 dependent transcriptional regulator; protein product: MEGRILIVDDDASVRTVLRRILGSAGYSVQEAGDAFQALDLLDAQPPDAALLDLKMPGMDGLGLIANLRQRGLEIPVVVLTGHGDEFTSQQVLDAGAAAYLTKPPDRADLLLAVRGAVAQGRVARELAEAEEPPPLLGTSVAVELVRQQIARVAPSHATVLIQGESGTGKELVARRLHHLSERARRPFVRVNCAAIPSELIESELFGHEKGSFTGAHRRQIGKFVQADSGTIFLDEVGDMSLSTQAKVLRVLQDGEVEPVGAGRPFQVDVRVVAATNKDLPANVREATFREDLYYRLAVVVLVTPPLRDHLDDIPLLVDHFTAHYCREYNRRPKRWSPAALEQLRRHRWPGNVRELKNVVERAVIMELEDTIDRVAIAGAPGAAAGAESLLDASTLAAFQQASEIAYLRHQLDRHGWNVAATARAIDTPRSNLYKKLQAYGISREDT
- the pyrE gene encoding orotate phosphoribosyltransferase gives rise to the protein MINCITLADLAVHGAHQKGHFRLSSGLHSSDYLQCALYLANPVRAERAGQELAQSITAAMVEPGAIVAPALGGLIIGHETARAFRVPFFFTERVEGKMALRRGFGVDPKQAIVVVEDVVTTGGSSNEVIDLLEGLGACVIGVASLVNRSDADNPFDPRPYTALLRASFPTWKPTACPLCRQGRPLVKPGSRPVK
- a CDS encoding NYN domain-containing protein, encoding MPLLVDGTNLLHSLPRSARSRPAVRALVLEATRHERMSVVVVFDGPPAAGAPAQEALGRVTIVHSGAASADDVIISRIPAGRRAREWVVVTDDRGLAGRARERGATVRTLAEWSTRPRPTPPRARAEAKLSSSEVAAWQEVFTRGRKDDS
- a CDS encoding type II toxin-antitoxin system PemK/MazF family toxin, translating into MTPELRRGDVVLVRFDPAEGREIRKTRPAVVVSNDVACRLDAVLQIVPVTSLPDRPLRPYESRVGPTSSGLAKPSRAVANQLRTVARHRISKRLGLLEAGELEALDRAISIQLGLRREP